The following proteins are encoded in a genomic region of Myxococcales bacterium:
- a CDS encoding glycosyltransferase family 39 protein, whose product MDDTAAKRAFGWETALLLLGLAAGLGWLAWYGGQLPSGWDADATGRVEAAIRWARGDGQPPFTQGPVHFLLLRLALTAGVPGPQLRIVDLGCAALFLWLFFAVNRALFGPAIAGGATIALPLHPFFAKLAAATTGFMPFFALLWLGFWLLIPYWRNDGDDRKIGRAFAAGVALGAATLTRFEGLFVVACLGAAFLGSRRWKPALSVFAGFAALAGAVFASTYFSLADFLRGGFYYTVHPEPVPPPHWAVFPAYLAGALGIVPLLGGLAGTWSAVKEKSRRALAGLLWLYLAMVYGYYLAGRLDCHWSRYYSLLLPLLLPFFGAAVARALPAEKPLRRGAVIVAAFLICAGFYFVAAGQELYVLQTIGGK is encoded by the coding sequence GCGTTGCTTTTGCTGGGGCTCGCCGCCGGCCTGGGATGGCTCGCCTGGTACGGCGGACAGCTTCCGTCCGGGTGGGACGCCGACGCGACCGGCCGTGTGGAGGCGGCGATCCGGTGGGCGCGGGGTGACGGCCAGCCGCCTTTTACACAGGGCCCGGTGCACTTTCTTCTGCTGCGGTTGGCGCTGACCGCCGGCGTCCCCGGACCGCAACTCCGCATCGTCGATCTCGGTTGCGCGGCGCTGTTTCTCTGGTTGTTTTTTGCCGTCAATCGCGCGCTCTTCGGGCCGGCGATCGCCGGCGGCGCGACGATCGCGCTGCCGCTTCACCCGTTCTTCGCCAAACTGGCCGCCGCGACGACCGGCTTCATGCCGTTTTTCGCGCTGCTCTGGCTGGGCTTTTGGCTACTGATCCCGTATTGGCGAAACGACGGGGACGACAGGAAAATCGGCCGGGCGTTCGCGGCCGGCGTGGCCCTCGGCGCGGCGACGCTGACGCGCTTTGAAGGGTTGTTCGTCGTGGCGTGTCTCGGCGCGGCGTTTCTAGGATCGCGCCGCTGGAAACCGGCGCTGTCAGTATTCGCCGGATTCGCGGCACTGGCGGGGGCCGTTTTCGCGTCCACCTATTTTTCACTCGCCGACTTCCTTCGCGGCGGTTTCTATTACACCGTCCATCCCGAACCGGTGCCGCCGCCGCATTGGGCGGTTTTTCCGGCGTATTTGGCCGGTGCGCTCGGGATCGTGCCGTTGCTGGGAGGATTGGCCGGAACCTGGTCGGCGGTGAAGGAAAAATCGCGGCGCGCCCTGGCGGGTTTGTTGTGGCTCTATCTGGCGATGGTTTACGGCTATTACCTCGCCGGCCGGCTGGACTGCCATTGGTCGCGCTATTATTCGCTGCTGTTGCCGCTGTTGCTGCCGTTTTTCGGCGCGGCGGTCGCGCGGGCGTTGCCCGCGGAAAAGCCGCTTCGGCGCGGCGCCGTGATCGTGGCCGCGTTCCTGATCTGCGCCGGTTTTTATTTCGTCGCGGCCGGTCAGGAACTGTATGTGCTGCAAACCATCGGTGGGAAATAA
- the cas9 gene encoding type II CRISPR RNA-guided endonuclease Cas9 (Cas9, originally named Csn1, is the large, multifunctional signature protein of type II CRISPR/Cas systems. It is well known even to general audiences because its RNA-guided endonuclease activity has made it a popular tool for custom editing of eukaryotic genomes.), with protein sequence MKYILGIDLGESSLGWAVIRIEKDAPRELVDAGVRVFPAGAEIEAKKIDLKTKNAERRTSRGSRRVKERRARRKTKVLHLLQRMNLLPKDEAELRQVFNLDPYLCRARALDEKLAPFELGRAFYHLAQRRGFKSNRKSEKEKKDSGDIAKAIGALTADMATAKSRTVGEYFSLRAREPFLLATAQVPRIRKQHTCRSMYEEEFASIWERQAKFHADLLTPERQEDLRQAIFFQRPFEVTEERRQALPPRANALRAPQLADCSLIPGEKRCAVGSWIAQQFRLLKEVNNLRLNNNRGESRALTVEEREKILHQLSRQKEMKFTKMRKMLGVPDGWTFNLEAAKRLAMKGNLVDAALIKAFSEDHWQALREEDRELLRRIIVEEEDPGKLADCLRAFPLEPEKIADLQGFSAPDGYLRFSAKAMEILLPYLEAGLIETDAIDEAKKDGKLQTTENDQVHDLLPKPPTGITNPLVRRCLTETRRVVNALIREYGKPERIVVELARQLKMNRDDRDHAVTLNRDNEARNKIAEDWYKDHGRANPKNEDKLRFRLWQDQHWQCPYTGKAIGAADLLSIANVVEVDHILPFSRSLDNGYENKVLAFTEANREKGNRTPFEWKNGPDGEAFQEMIVRISEMSFSHGKKKRFSQAELDADEAIDRRLVDTQYASRELADYLNLLYPKELRVGQRAVLTTPGRVTAILRRRWGLNLVLGYDDGEKNREDHRHHAVDAVVIGCTSRKAIKALSDAVRRDDDPHQVPLLPPWEGFRENVVEVICRRERVWQIGEREIKTTGLLVSHVANTSISGLFHKLTNYGPTSDSKEIAYRVKVNELTGAMVEEIPNDNIKKIILDHIRRNGGDPNQKGLFPKKIWETCPQLPISEKKRLKNPALPESIPIRKVRIHQSISSEDMVYPLKKNIKDSRKDLLHEPVTKPYRVVKPGNNHEMSFFEKQTKNGKAVWTFRVTTTMEAARRKLNNEPIGSPIQENDGKLVMSLQINEMIVVEHENEQLLLRVQKICQDGRIDFRHHVFAGTPSESHKPPIHFQVKSEALRKRNAVKVMVDPLGRLLPFND encoded by the coding sequence ATGAAGTATATTCTTGGGATTGATTTAGGTGAAAGCTCTTTGGGTTGGGCGGTCATCCGGATTGAAAAGGATGCCCCAAGGGAATTGGTGGATGCTGGGGTCCGAGTTTTTCCGGCCGGCGCGGAAATCGAAGCCAAGAAAATTGATTTGAAAACAAAAAACGCGGAACGGCGGACCAGTCGCGGTAGCCGTCGGGTAAAAGAACGCCGGGCTCGGCGAAAAACGAAGGTATTGCATCTCCTGCAGAGGATGAATCTGTTACCCAAGGACGAAGCGGAACTTCGCCAGGTCTTTAATCTCGATCCTTATCTTTGTCGCGCCCGGGCCTTGGATGAAAAACTGGCGCCGTTCGAATTGGGACGGGCCTTTTACCATTTGGCGCAGCGGCGTGGTTTCAAATCCAATCGGAAAAGCGAAAAGGAAAAAAAAGACAGCGGAGATATCGCCAAGGCAATCGGCGCGTTGACCGCCGACATGGCCACGGCGAAAAGCCGGACAGTCGGCGAGTATTTCAGTTTGCGTGCCAGGGAACCCTTTTTATTGGCGACGGCGCAAGTCCCGCGCATTCGCAAACAACATACCTGCCGGAGCATGTACGAGGAAGAATTCGCTTCGATCTGGGAGAGGCAAGCGAAATTTCACGCCGATCTGTTGACGCCCGAGCGACAGGAAGACCTTCGTCAAGCCATCTTTTTTCAACGGCCGTTCGAAGTAACCGAGGAAAGACGGCAGGCCCTACCGCCGCGCGCCAACGCTTTGCGCGCGCCGCAATTAGCCGACTGTTCGTTGATTCCCGGTGAAAAACGGTGTGCCGTGGGTTCGTGGATCGCACAGCAGTTCCGTCTCCTCAAAGAGGTCAACAATCTGCGCCTCAATAACAATCGCGGCGAATCGCGCGCCTTGACCGTCGAAGAGCGCGAAAAAATTCTTCACCAGTTGAGCCGCCAAAAGGAAATGAAGTTCACCAAGATGAGAAAAATGCTTGGCGTACCGGATGGCTGGACCTTCAATCTCGAAGCCGCGAAGCGGCTCGCTATGAAGGGTAATCTAGTGGACGCCGCGCTGATCAAAGCTTTTAGCGAGGATCATTGGCAAGCCTTGCGAGAGGAAGATCGCGAACTTCTGCGACGGATCATTGTCGAGGAGGAAGACCCGGGAAAGCTGGCCGATTGCCTCCGCGCTTTTCCGCTTGAACCCGAAAAAATCGCCGATCTGCAAGGCTTTTCCGCCCCGGACGGCTATCTGCGTTTCTCCGCGAAGGCGATGGAAATATTATTGCCCTACCTGGAAGCCGGGTTGATCGAGACCGACGCCATTGACGAGGCGAAAAAGGACGGCAAGCTGCAAACGACCGAGAATGATCAAGTCCACGATTTACTGCCCAAGCCGCCCACCGGCATCACCAATCCACTCGTCAGGCGGTGCCTTACCGAAACCCGCCGGGTGGTCAATGCCTTGATCCGCGAATACGGCAAACCCGAGCGCATCGTGGTGGAACTCGCCCGGCAATTGAAAATGAACCGCGACGACCGCGACCATGCCGTCACCCTCAATCGCGACAACGAGGCGCGAAACAAGATTGCCGAGGATTGGTACAAGGATCACGGCCGCGCCAATCCGAAAAACGAGGATAAGTTGCGCTTCCGCCTGTGGCAGGATCAACATTGGCAATGCCCCTATACCGGCAAGGCGATCGGCGCCGCCGATTTGCTGTCAATTGCCAATGTCGTCGAAGTCGATCACATCCTGCCGTTTTCGCGCAGCCTGGATAACGGCTACGAGAACAAGGTGCTCGCTTTCACCGAGGCCAACCGCGAAAAGGGTAATCGCACGCCCTTCGAATGGAAGAATGGGCCGGATGGCGAAGCGTTCCAGGAAATGATCGTCCGCATTTCCGAAATGAGTTTTTCGCACGGCAAGAAAAAACGGTTCAGCCAGGCCGAGCTGGACGCCGATGAGGCCATCGATCGCCGTTTGGTCGATACGCAATACGCCAGCCGCGAATTGGCCGATTACCTGAATCTGCTTTATCCCAAGGAATTACGCGTCGGCCAGCGTGCCGTCTTGACCACGCCGGGAAGGGTCACGGCGATCCTGCGCCGCCGTTGGGGCCTCAATCTCGTGCTGGGTTACGACGACGGCGAAAAAAATCGCGAGGACCATCGGCACCACGCGGTGGACGCCGTGGTCATCGGTTGCACCAGCCGCAAGGCGATCAAGGCCCTGTCCGATGCCGTCCGGCGCGATGACGATCCGCACCAGGTGCCGTTGTTGCCGCCTTGGGAAGGCTTCAGGGAGAATGTCGTCGAGGTCATCTGCCGCCGCGAACGCGTTTGGCAAATTGGTGAGCGGGAAATAAAAACTACAGGTTTATTAGTCTCACATGTTGCTAACACAAGTATCTCGGGCCTATTTCATAAATTAACAAATTATGGACCGACTAGTGATTCGAAAGAAATTGCCTATCGTGTTAAAGTTAATGAACTGACTGGGGCAATGGTAGAGGAAATACCAAATGATAATATAAAAAAAATAATACTCGATCATATTAGAAGGAATGGGGGTGACCCAAACCAAAAGGGTTTGTTTCCGAAAAAAATTTGGGAAACTTGTCCTCAACTGCCAATATCGGAAAAAAAGCGGCTGAAGAATCCGGCGCTTCCGGAGTCCATTCCAATAAGAAAAGTAAGAATACATCAAAGTATTTCATCGGAAGATATGGTGTATCCATTGAAAAAAAATATTAAGGATTCCAGAAAAGACCTGCTTCATGAGCCGGTGACAAAACCGTATCGAGTCGTAAAACCTGGGAATAATCATGAAATGTCGTTTTTTGAAAAACAAACGAAAAACGGCAAGGCCGTCTGGACATTTCGTGTAACAACAACGATGGAGGCGGCTCGAAGAAAATTAAATAATGAACCAATTGGCAGCCCGATTCAGGAAAACGATGGGAAACTGGTCATGTCATTGCAAATCAATGAGATGATAGTTGTTGAACATGAGAATGAGCAGTTGCTTTTACGTGTGCAAAAAATTTGCCAGGACGGACGGATAGATTTTCGGCACCACGTTTTTGCAGGCACTCCAAGTGAAAGTCACAAACCTCCGATTCAT
- a CDS encoding tetratricopeptide repeat protein — MTRPQTIFSNWAARAALILAALILSFVLYPFARVRPFNERMILAAGIADPRARLAAYATLAADDRLRAVDRFDAAAAAARQAKELGDRPAARHWLEAALAQPGTNPDFRENVELEYADLLIALKEWDEARARLDSLIGRTPDPQRRRTAQGLLVAVLRQSGRVDEAARLLEELTGDPAAADRLSWRIQLIECWAELGRRDAALELLREARADTTANDSAIRAALDAVCRRLDCPPAE; from the coding sequence ATGACGCGGCCGCAAACCATCTTCTCGAACTGGGCGGCGCGGGCGGCGCTGATCCTCGCCGCGCTGATTCTCTCCTTCGTGCTGTATCCGTTCGCGCGCGTCCGGCCGTTCAACGAGCGGATGATCCTCGCCGCCGGGATCGCCGACCCGCGCGCTCGGTTGGCGGCTTACGCCACGCTCGCCGCCGACGATCGGTTGCGCGCGGTCGATCGCTTCGATGCCGCCGCCGCCGCCGCGCGCCAGGCCAAGGAACTGGGCGACCGGCCGGCAGCCCGTCACTGGTTGGAAGCGGCATTGGCCCAGCCGGGGACGAATCCGGATTTTCGGGAGAACGTCGAGCTGGAATACGCGGATTTGCTGATCGCGCTAAAGGAATGGGACGAGGCGCGGGCGCGGCTGGATTCGCTGATCGGGCGGACGCCGGACCCGCAACGCCGCCGCACGGCGCAAGGTCTGCTGGTCGCCGTTTTACGGCAAAGCGGCCGGGTCGATGAAGCCGCGCGCTTGCTGGAGGAATTGACCGGGGATCCCGCGGCGGCCGATCGGCTGTCGTGGCGGATTCAATTGATCGAATGCTGGGCGGAACTCGGGCGGCGCGACGCGGCCCTGGAGTTGCTGCGGGAAGCGCGGGCCGACACCACGGCGAATGACTCGGCGATCCGCGCGGCGCTCGACGCAGTCTGCCGGCGACTGGATTGTCCGCCGGCAGAATAA